Proteins from a genomic interval of Oceanispirochaeta crateris:
- a CDS encoding TIGR00266 family protein, which produces MGYDMEKTDYPFTLVSQPDYGMLNVKIPGGKTLKVEASAMAWMDSSLTMKAKMKGGLKRMLSGENLFISEFTAGTEDAEMGIAPGSPGEIGHVYLEDTTVYIQNSAFLASSPNLEVAIEFQGFKGFFSGEKLFMIKCSGTGDLWFNTFGGLIEIDVQKDYVVDTGYIVGFTEGLQYDVTPVAGMKSLFFSGEGLVCRFSGEGKVWIQTRLAPAFVRWADPFRRVQKKNKD; this is translated from the coding sequence ATGGGTTATGATATGGAAAAAACGGATTATCCTTTTACTCTGGTATCCCAGCCGGATTATGGAATGCTCAATGTGAAAATACCCGGGGGTAAGACTCTGAAGGTAGAAGCTTCAGCCATGGCATGGATGGACTCGTCCCTGACTATGAAAGCCAAGATGAAGGGTGGTCTGAAACGCATGCTCTCTGGGGAAAATCTTTTTATCAGTGAGTTTACTGCCGGTACTGAAGATGCAGAAATGGGCATTGCCCCCGGTTCTCCCGGAGAAATCGGTCATGTGTATTTGGAAGATACCACAGTGTATATACAAAACTCAGCTTTTCTGGCCAGCTCTCCCAACCTGGAGGTCGCCATTGAGTTTCAGGGTTTCAAAGGATTCTTTTCGGGGGAGAAGCTCTTCATGATTAAGTGTTCCGGGACCGGAGACCTCTGGTTCAACACCTTTGGCGGTCTCATCGAAATCGATGTGCAAAAAGACTACGTTGTCGACACAGGGTATATCGTTGGGTTTACAGAAGGACTCCAATATGATGTAACCCCCGTAGCAGGAATGAAGAGCCTCTTCTTTTCTGGTGAAGGTCTCGTGTGCCGTTTCAGTGGAGAGGGCAAGGTCTGGATTCAGACACGTTTGGCGCCGGCTTTTGTACGATGGGCTGATCCATTTAGACGGGTTCAGAAAAAGAATAAGGATTGA
- a CDS encoding mannitol dehydrogenase family protein, whose amino-acid sequence MDTLNNNLQFKEESPVLPRLDRSKISSSIVHIGVGNFHRSHQETFLQRYMEETGRTDLAVYGISVRDNDKALAQMLNAQDCLYTVLEQSDKEDARDYLVSSLLSYAVLSENYKQIMEKLCDPTTTLVSLTVTEGGYNFNDSTGEFQTENPDIQHDIAQKSETKTFYGLLYESLKTRREKGIPPFDLLSCDNVEKNGEILKKGLLSFASQISKEMEEWIHKNVAFPCSMVDRITPLTSQEDKEYIQKKYSYIDNCPVPCEPFILWVIEDHFNNPRPDLDKLENVYFVQDVSPHEKMKMRLLNAGHVVFSHMALLEGLEYSSDFMRAYPFDIAVEKMMREEALPFVGEVPGFDVTGFLNNTIQRFKNPKIKDQTLRLATDTSNRTTKFILPTIEDSIVRINKAPPLLTLGVAGWCYALSEGLEFADILRESLVEAAGKAVRSEGRIFIQALPEIFTKTLRESPVFIDCFEESLKRICDNGPQRALSLTLEKYYP is encoded by the coding sequence ATGGATACACTGAATAACAACCTTCAATTCAAAGAAGAATCACCAGTCCTTCCCAGGCTGGACAGAAGTAAGATAAGCAGCTCCATCGTTCACATTGGTGTTGGAAATTTTCACAGATCACATCAGGAAACATTTTTGCAGCGGTATATGGAAGAAACAGGACGAACTGATCTCGCGGTGTATGGCATCAGTGTAAGAGACAATGATAAAGCTCTGGCACAGATGCTGAATGCCCAGGACTGCCTGTATACGGTCTTGGAACAGAGCGATAAAGAGGATGCCCGGGATTATTTGGTCTCATCCCTCCTCAGCTATGCAGTTTTATCGGAAAATTACAAACAGATAATGGAAAAGCTTTGTGATCCAACAACGACTCTGGTCAGCTTAACAGTCACCGAGGGAGGATACAACTTTAATGATTCAACCGGGGAGTTTCAGACTGAAAATCCGGATATACAACACGATATTGCCCAAAAATCCGAGACAAAAACATTTTACGGCCTCCTCTATGAATCTCTAAAGACAAGAAGAGAAAAAGGAATACCACCGTTTGATCTGCTCTCCTGCGATAATGTGGAAAAAAACGGGGAAATCCTGAAAAAAGGTCTTCTAAGCTTTGCCTCTCAGATTTCAAAGGAAATGGAGGAATGGATTCATAAAAATGTGGCCTTCCCCTGCTCCATGGTAGACCGAATAACCCCCTTAACCAGTCAAGAGGACAAAGAGTACATTCAAAAAAAATACTCCTACATAGACAACTGTCCGGTTCCTTGTGAACCCTTCATCCTCTGGGTCATTGAGGATCATTTCAACAACCCCAGACCGGATCTGGATAAACTCGAAAATGTCTATTTTGTTCAGGATGTCTCTCCCCATGAAAAGATGAAAATGAGGCTCTTAAATGCAGGGCATGTCGTCTTTTCCCATATGGCTCTCCTGGAAGGCTTGGAGTATTCAAGTGATTTTATGAGAGCCTATCCCTTTGATATAGCCGTAGAAAAGATGATGAGAGAAGAAGCACTGCCCTTTGTCGGAGAGGTGCCGGGGTTTGATGTGACTGGTTTCCTCAACAATACAATCCAGCGATTCAAAAATCCCAAAATAAAGGATCAGACTCTCCGTCTTGCTACGGATACTTCCAACCGTACGACCAAGTTTATACTCCCGACTATCGAGGATTCTATAGTCCGTATAAACAAGGCTCCTCCGCTTCTCACTCTGGGTGTCGCCGGTTGGTGTTATGCCCTGTCTGAAGGCTTGGAGTTTGCAGACATACTCCGGGAGTCGCTGGTGGAAGCCGCCGGAAAAGCCGTAAGATCAGAGGGCCGGATTTTCATCCAGGCCCTTCCGGAGATCTTTACAAAGACACTCCGCGAAAGTCCGGTTTTTATAGACTGCTTTGAAGAATCATTAAAACGGATATGTGACAATGGACCCCAGCGAGCCCTCTCATTGACTCTGGAAAAGTACTATCCATAA
- a CDS encoding arginase family protein, producing MDKQYIFAPQWQDSGHTNELYDGALALKQYFQTLSNEEIQEIQIKDHQSEKTENNVLGYSIIEDQLLEIDSLLRSHQSKKVMAIGGGCGIEVPIVSYLSERYEDLQLFWFDAHGDLNSPQTSPSKYFHGMPLRFITERQKNTIGQRYNTVPTQNVHLVGVRDLDAPEGEYMTKHKMDFIPIDHMILKSLHASLQAEKTAYIHIDLDVLDPSEYQNVKCPVKNGLKISQLLELIKTIKENMNIVGISILENTETNMDSIAKLKQIMEEMIAL from the coding sequence ATGGATAAACAGTATATATTCGCTCCCCAATGGCAGGATTCGGGCCACACAAATGAATTATACGATGGGGCTCTTGCACTAAAGCAATACTTTCAAACTCTTTCAAATGAGGAGATCCAGGAGATTCAAATCAAAGATCACCAGTCTGAAAAGACTGAAAACAATGTTCTTGGATATTCCATCATAGAAGATCAGCTTTTAGAAATAGATTCTCTTCTTCGCTCGCATCAGAGTAAAAAAGTCATGGCCATAGGAGGAGGATGCGGCATTGAAGTCCCTATCGTATCCTATCTATCTGAGCGGTATGAAGATCTTCAGCTCTTCTGGTTTGATGCCCATGGCGACCTGAATTCTCCCCAAACATCTCCCAGTAAATATTTTCATGGAATGCCCCTGCGCTTCATTACGGAGAGGCAGAAGAATACCATTGGACAACGTTATAACACTGTCCCTACCCAAAATGTGCATCTCGTCGGAGTACGAGATCTGGATGCGCCTGAAGGGGAATATATGACGAAACATAAAATGGATTTCATACCTATTGACCATATGATCTTAAAGAGTTTACATGCCTCTCTTCAAGCAGAAAAAACGGCCTATATTCATATCGATCTGGATGTCTTAGATCCCTCAGAATATCAAAATGTGAAATGCCCTGTAAAGAACGGTTTAAAAATCAGTCAGCTCTTAGAATTAATTAAAACAATTAAAGAGAATATGAATATTGTGGGCATCAGTATTTTAGAAAACACAGAGACAAATATGGATTCCATCGCTAAATTAAAGCAAATCATGGAAGAGATGATCGCTCTATAA
- a CDS encoding 4Fe-4S binding protein has translation MKLINQIYFSPTGTTRKIVNTIARSLLCDQEIKSDITHKPIQASFTSSDLVIIACPVYAGRLPAIMEERLEGLSGTETRAIIIVVYGNRDYDDALLELYNVMTQKGFLVISAAAFVGEHSYSNKTYPIALNRPDEKDIRKASDYGSSLLSILNQKTSPQYNLDIPGRYPYKPESVPRSISPVTNDRCTMCLSCMEACPSKAIRQGKTLETDSEKCILCSACIKICPNDARGFIDEKILNITESLYLNCQERKEPELFLP, from the coding sequence ATGAAGCTGATAAATCAGATATATTTTTCCCCCACAGGAACGACCAGAAAAATTGTGAACACCATTGCCCGGAGCCTGTTGTGTGACCAGGAAATTAAAAGTGACATTACCCATAAACCCATCCAGGCAAGCTTTACATCTTCAGATCTGGTTATAATTGCTTGTCCGGTCTATGCCGGGCGGCTGCCGGCTATCATGGAAGAAAGGCTGGAAGGTCTTTCCGGGACAGAGACCCGGGCAATTATCATCGTTGTATATGGCAACAGAGACTATGATGATGCCCTACTGGAACTTTACAATGTCATGACTCAAAAGGGTTTCCTTGTGATTTCCGCGGCGGCCTTTGTGGGAGAACACTCTTATTCAAATAAGACATATCCCATTGCCCTCAATAGACCGGATGAAAAAGATATCCGAAAGGCATCCGACTATGGATCATCTTTGTTGTCTATTTTGAATCAGAAGACTTCTCCTCAATACAATCTGGATATTCCCGGAAGGTATCCATACAAACCAGAAAGTGTACCCCGGTCTATCAGCCCGGTTACCAATGATCGATGTACCATGTGTCTAAGCTGTATGGAGGCTTGCCCAAGCAAAGCGATCCGGCAGGGTAAAACATTGGAAACCGATTCAGAAAAGTGTATTTTATGCTCAGCCTGTATAAAAATCTGTCCCAATGATGCAAGAGGATTCATAGATGAGAAGATATTAAACATCACAGAAAGTCTCTATTTAAACTGTCAGGAAAGGAAGGAACCCGAGCTGTTCCTTCCTTGA
- a CDS encoding TIGR00266 family protein, whose amino-acid sequence MKAVIEGNPSFSHVHIDLEPGEQLIAESGAMQSMSASLDMKARSNGGFLSGLMKKWFGGETFFVNEFSNKGSVPMRVTIAQNVPGEIRELNLKNDHDICLQRGSWLASEGDVRFKAVWAGFVSWFSGEGLVKLKASGDGRIWFGAYGGIIERKVEGELKIDDGHLVAYDPSLKLKIALAGDLLSSVLGGEGFVTKVIGTGTVYIQTRSIKGLASWLNPKFR is encoded by the coding sequence ATGAAAGCAGTCATAGAGGGAAATCCATCCTTCAGTCATGTTCATATAGACTTAGAACCGGGTGAACAGCTTATTGCCGAAAGTGGGGCAATGCAGTCCATGTCGGCCAGTCTGGATATGAAAGCCAGGAGTAACGGAGGCTTCCTGTCGGGGCTTATGAAGAAATGGTTCGGAGGGGAAACTTTTTTTGTAAATGAGTTTTCAAACAAAGGCAGTGTTCCCATGCGGGTCACCATCGCCCAGAATGTTCCAGGTGAGATCCGGGAATTAAATCTTAAAAATGATCATGATATCTGTTTGCAAAGAGGGTCCTGGCTGGCATCGGAGGGAGATGTGAGATTCAAGGCTGTTTGGGCCGGATTTGTCTCCTGGTTTAGCGGAGAAGGCCTTGTAAAACTCAAGGCATCGGGTGATGGACGCATCTGGTTCGGCGCCTACGGAGGAATCATCGAACGGAAAGTCGAGGGAGAACTGAAGATTGATGACGGACATCTCGTGGCCTATGATCCCTCTCTCAAACTAAAGATTGCCCTTGCGGGAGACCTTCTGTCCAGTGTTCTGGGAGGAGAGGGTTTTGTCACTAAAGTGATAGGGACCGGTACGGTTTATATACAGACAAGAAGCATCAAGGGTTTGGCATCCTGGTTGAATCCAAAATTCCGATAG
- a CDS encoding nucleoside hydrolase, with protein sequence MKELIIDCDPGIDDALALFMAFASDKLLVRGITTVAGNVSSALTARNALSLCTLAGQDIEVASGASGPLVGTTHTAANVHGENGLGNVNLPVAGGISERGAEELLYQELLRAGGDLEIIALGPLTNIALLIEKHPDVLPYIKKLTIMGGSLGRGNVTPHGEFNFYSDPLAADRVLRSGIPIHLVGLDVTNQALLHGEDIDKMEAWGGPVISDVVKMIRYYQRFYRSMGLDGLKMHDPLAVAAVIDPTLTETTAYALRVEHNDQETMGKVCIIDESQWGNAQLFKNVSVSMRVNQDRFLSLFMRLMRSFS encoded by the coding sequence GTGAAAGAGCTTATTATAGATTGCGATCCCGGTATTGATGATGCTCTGGCATTGTTCATGGCCTTTGCTTCAGACAAGTTGCTTGTTCGGGGCATCACAACCGTAGCTGGAAATGTCTCCTCTGCTCTTACGGCCCGCAACGCCCTGTCTCTTTGCACACTGGCAGGTCAGGATATTGAAGTCGCTTCGGGAGCTTCCGGCCCTTTGGTCGGGACCACTCATACCGCCGCAAATGTACATGGAGAAAATGGCCTGGGAAATGTGAATCTACCGGTTGCTGGAGGTATCAGTGAGCGCGGGGCGGAAGAGCTTTTGTACCAGGAACTTCTCAGAGCCGGTGGAGACCTTGAGATTATTGCCCTGGGACCCTTGACGAACATAGCCCTTCTGATTGAAAAACATCCCGATGTCCTACCCTATATCAAAAAACTGACCATAATGGGTGGTTCTCTGGGAAGAGGGAATGTGACACCCCATGGGGAGTTTAATTTTTATTCAGACCCTCTGGCGGCAGATAGGGTTCTCCGCTCGGGTATTCCCATCCATTTGGTAGGTCTGGATGTTACCAATCAGGCTCTGCTCCATGGAGAAGACATTGATAAGATGGAGGCTTGGGGCGGACCAGTGATCTCTGATGTTGTTAAAATGATCCGCTATTATCAAAGGTTTTACAGAAGCATGGGGCTGGACGGCTTGAAGATGCATGATCCACTGGCTGTGGCTGCTGTCATTGATCCAACCTTGACTGAGACCACGGCCTATGCCCTGAGAGTTGAACACAATGACCAGGAAACCATGGGGAAAGTCTGTATCATTGATGAGAGCCAATGGGGAAATGCTCAACTATTTAAGAATGTGAGTGTCTCCATGAGAGTCAATCAGGACCGGTTTCTTTCTCTTTTTATGAGGCTGATGAGATCTTTTAGCTGA
- a CDS encoding TIGR00266 family protein has translation MKVEIQKAPSNSAAKVVLEAGQSFTAEGGAMIAMSGDMQIETSISRNEGGAKGFLKGLARGLAGEGLFMNHYTAGSGGGEVYLSTTLPGDMKVLELDGTKSIKVQNSSFVAHSPDVNMTISWGGLKNAFSGENMIWLELSGKGQVVINAFGMLYPVQIDGEYIVDTGNIAAYDDSLDFKISKAGGSWVSSILGGEGLVCRFKGTGTVWCQTHADKTFGASLTPFLTPKKEK, from the coding sequence ATGAAAGTTGAAATTCAAAAAGCACCCTCCAATTCGGCTGCCAAGGTGGTACTGGAAGCTGGACAGAGCTTTACAGCCGAGGGTGGAGCTATGATCGCCATGTCAGGCGACATGCAAATAGAGACGAGTATTAGCAGGAATGAGGGCGGAGCCAAAGGATTCCTCAAGGGCTTGGCCCGTGGCTTGGCCGGTGAAGGCCTTTTCATGAATCATTATACGGCGGGTTCCGGGGGAGGAGAGGTCTATTTGTCAACGACTCTTCCTGGAGATATGAAAGTGTTGGAGTTAGATGGAACCAAGAGTATTAAGGTTCAAAACTCCTCCTTTGTTGCCCATAGTCCGGACGTGAATATGACAATTAGCTGGGGGGGCTTGAAAAATGCTTTTTCCGGCGAGAATATGATCTGGTTGGAACTGTCGGGAAAAGGACAGGTCGTCATCAATGCCTTCGGGATGCTCTATCCGGTGCAGATAGATGGAGAGTATATCGTCGACACGGGCAATATAGCCGCCTATGATGATTCCCTGGATTTTAAAATCAGTAAAGCCGGCGGCAGTTGGGTGTCATCTATATTGGGAGGCGAAGGCCTCGTATGCAGGTTTAAAGGGACAGGAACTGTCTGGTGTCAGACTCATGCGGATAAGACCTTTGGTGCTTCTCTGACTCCCTTTCTGACACCAAAAAAGGAGAAATAA